One segment of Candidatus Niyogibacteria bacterium CG10_big_fil_rev_8_21_14_0_10_46_36 DNA contains the following:
- a CDS encoding acyl-CoA dehydrogenase yields MDLLQFENDIPQDAKQIRATLQKIITDHHLVFKTNEWWRAHEFPVKEVVTILQKGDLMRLDTVVDETYGCWRCDYLTYGLFSEMLESVDSGLRSFLPSVTKGLVRYAIHQFGSEEQKQKYIPGLADGSLIGCFALTGPPGGSNPQDMEMKARMTPDKKHIALDGSKIWITNGSVADIAIVWASLGARYKKLPEIRAFIVERGEKGFTQQEMKHKGTLCASNTGQLFFENCCLPKEAMLPGTEKGISAAYECLNQARFSIGWGVIGAAKACFAEALTFAGGRSFFNIERDIISQPLKKKQIMQAYFADMGARISSMEARAWRVARLIDEKGGITRNLAEAISFLKWQNVADARQVANTARRILASNAYQIEGTNETYRHYINLDAVETYEGTPEIHQLILGNYFTA; encoded by the coding sequence ATGGACCTTTTACAATTTGAGAACGATATTCCGCAAGACGCGAAGCAGATACGCGCAACGCTTCAAAAAATAATCACGGATCATCATCTTGTTTTTAAGACGAATGAGTGGTGGAGAGCCCATGAGTTTCCGGTGAAAGAGGTTGTCACTATTCTCCAGAAAGGAGATTTGATGCGGCTTGATACTGTTGTTGACGAAACATATGGCTGCTGGAGATGCGATTACCTGACATACGGTCTTTTTTCAGAAATGCTTGAATCGGTAGACAGCGGGCTCCGGAGTTTTCTTCCGTCGGTGACCAAGGGGCTTGTGCGTTATGCTATTCATCAATTTGGCTCTGAAGAGCAGAAACAAAAATATATTCCCGGTCTTGCTGATGGTTCGCTTATCGGGTGTTTTGCGCTTACCGGTCCTCCCGGGGGTTCTAACCCGCAGGACATGGAGATGAAGGCACGCATGACGCCGGATAAAAAGCATATTGCGCTCGATGGGAGCAAGATCTGGATTACAAACGGCTCTGTCGCGGATATAGCAATCGTGTGGGCGAGTCTCGGGGCGCGTTATAAAAAATTGCCGGAGATTCGTGCGTTCATCGTAGAGCGCGGCGAGAAGGGATTTACACAACAAGAAATGAAACATAAGGGAACACTCTGTGCATCAAACACCGGGCAGCTTTTTTTTGAGAACTGCTGTCTGCCGAAAGAAGCGATGCTCCCCGGAACGGAAAAGGGAATCAGTGCCGCATACGAATGCTTAAACCAGGCGCGGTTTTCTATCGGGTGGGGTGTTATAGGAGCGGCAAAAGCATGTTTCGCCGAAGCACTTACATTTGCGGGGGGCCGTTCATTCTTCAATATTGAGCGGGACATTATAAGTCAGCCGCTCAAGAAGAAGCAGATCATGCAGGCGTATTTCGCGGATATGGGTGCGCGGATAAGTTCTATGGAGGCGCGGGCATGGCGTGTTGCCCGTTTGATAGATGAGAAGGGGGGCATTACACGCAATCTTGCAGAAGCAATTTCGTTTTTAAAATGGCAAAATGTTGCGGATGCAAGACAGGTGGCGAATACCGCGCGGCGCATTCTTGCATCAAACGCATATCAGATAGAAGGAACCAACGAAACATATCGGCATTACATTAATTTAGATGCAGTAGAAACATACGAAGGCACGCCCGAGATACATCAGCTTATTTTGGGCAATTATTTCACAGCATGA
- a CDS encoding TIGR02391 family protein, whose amino-acid sequence MNTYEQIFPPIETVLDMEPEELAPLVLKHLSESGQQKLNIHNYTLDTDPDFIKWAGDNHKRRQEVLQRFIVAWRWLERELFIAPQPGDINWVFITPRGRVVLESQDFDTYRKGHLLPSEGLDPVLVRKVKQAFIRGDYDTAVFQAFKEVEVRVRNKAGLSNSDIGVKLIRKAFNPTNGVFTDKSMDEGEQAARMELFTGAIGTYKNPASHRDVALSDPREAADIIHIANQLLRIVDSIQNS is encoded by the coding sequence ATGAACACTTACGAACAGATCTTTCCACCTATAGAAACAGTTCTAGACATGGAACCAGAAGAACTCGCTCCTTTAGTTTTGAAACATCTAAGTGAATCAGGACAGCAGAAACTAAATATACACAACTACACCTTAGACACTGACCCTGATTTTATTAAATGGGCTGGCGACAACCATAAACGCAGGCAAGAAGTATTACAAAGATTTATCGTAGCATGGAGGTGGCTCGAACGAGAGCTATTTATTGCTCCGCAACCGGGGGATATAAATTGGGTATTTATAACTCCGCGAGGTCGAGTAGTGCTTGAATCTCAGGATTTTGATACATATAGAAAAGGACATCTTTTGCCTTCTGAGGGCTTAGACCCGGTTCTAGTTAGAAAAGTAAAACAAGCGTTTATCAGGGGCGATTATGATACAGCTGTTTTCCAGGCATTTAAGGAAGTTGAAGTCAGAGTAAGGAATAAAGCAGGACTAAGTAATAGCGACATCGGGGTCAAGCTTATACGTAAAGCATTTAATCCCACTAATGGTGTGTTCACCGATAAAAGCATGGACGAGGGTGAACAAGCTGCTCGCATGGAACTTTTCACAGGTGCTATTGGCACTTATAAGAATCCTGCCAGTCATCGTGATGTTGCTCTTTCAGACCCCAGGGAAGCAGCGGATATAATCCACATTGCGAATCAGCTGTTACGAATTGTCGATTCAATTCAAAATTCTTAG